The segment CGGCGCATCTTCAAGGCAAAGGCCATATTTTCATAAACGCTCATATGGGGGTAAAGGGCATAGTTCTGAAACACCATCGCCACATCCCGCTCCTTGGGCTCAACCCCGTTGACCAGCCGCTCGCCGATATAGATTTCACCCTCATCCGGCTCCTCCAGACCGGCGATTAGGCGCAAGACCGTTGACTTGCCGCAGCCGGATGGACCGAGGATGCAGAAAAACTCCTCATCCTTCACCTCAAAGCTCACCCGGTCAACCGCGATGACCTCGGAACCAAATTTTTTGCTGACCTCTTTAAACAGGACCCGGCTCATATTGGGGTTTGTGCCAGAGGACCGAGAGGATGCGGGCAACGGTTGTCTTGAGGTTGCGTCGGGAAACAACGATGTCAACCAGTCCATGCTTAAGCATAAACTCGGCGCGCTGGAAACCTTCAGGAAGTTTTTCGCCAATGGTATCCTCAATCACCCGCTGACCCGCAAATCCCAGAAGGGCATTGGGCTCGGAGATGATGACATCGCCGAGCGAGGCAAACGACGCCATCACACCGGCGGTACAGGGGTCAATCGGAATGGAGATAAAGGGCACCCGTGCCCGGCGCAAGAGCCCAATTTCTGCCGATGTCTTTGCCATCTGCATCAGGGAGATGATTCCCTCCTGCATGCGCGCGCCCCCTGAGGTGGCAACGATGACAAGTGGACGCCTTTCCTCTCTTGCCAGTCTGATGGCACGGCAAACCTTTTCCCCCACAACCGAACCCATACTGCCGCCAATAAAGCCAAAGTCCATAACACCAAAAACCACGGGGGTCTTGGCAATCGCACCCCGACCGTAGGAAAAGGCATCGGCCCTCCCGGTTTTCTGCCGTGCCTCCCTCAGTTTTTCCTGATATTTAGGAAAGTTGAGCGGGTCAAGTGCAATCAGGTTGGTATCCAGTTCCTCCCAGGTGCCTTCGTCAAGCAGAATACGGATGTAATCGTCCGGGCTGATGCGGAAGTGATAACCGCACCGGTTGCACACAAAGAAGTTGGACTC is part of the candidate division WOR-3 bacterium genome and harbors:
- the accD gene encoding acetyl-CoA carboxylase, carboxyltransferase subunit beta yields the protein MPEPVKAGKEAQTLWFRCAGCSEIIYRKTLESNFFVCNRCGYHFRISPDDYIRILLDEGTWEELDTNLIALDPLNFPKYQEKLREARQKTGRADAFSYGRGAIAKTPVVFGVMDFGFIGGSMGSVVGEKVCRAIRLAREERRPLVIVATSGGARMQEGIISLMQMAKTSAEIGLLRRARVPFISIPIDPCTAGVMASFASLGDVIISEPNALLGFAGQRVIEDTIGEKLPEGFQRAEFMLKHGLVDIVVSRRNLKTTVARILSVLWHKPQYEPGPV